A region from the Lentimonas sp. CC4 genome encodes:
- a CDS encoding Rrf2 family transcriptional regulator, with protein MLSLSTTTGYAIRALSCLGGPDGPPMLVKDLAAQSDVSNFYLAKIISRLSEAGLVKSKRGYTGGVQLARPAEEISLLDVSRAIDGEQWTEGCLLGMAQCSDERACPHHHFWKKTRCEIKKNLAETSLKDSAEFEARKK; from the coding sequence ATGCTTTCACTCTCAACCACAACTGGCTATGCAATACGCGCACTGAGCTGCCTCGGAGGCCCTGATGGCCCACCGATGCTGGTCAAAGACCTCGCAGCGCAATCCGATGTCTCAAACTTCTATCTAGCGAAAATCATTAGCCGCCTCAGCGAAGCTGGACTGGTCAAAAGCAAACGTGGCTACACCGGTGGCGTGCAACTCGCACGCCCAGCAGAAGAGATCAGCCTACTGGATGTGAGCCGTGCAATCGACGGCGAGCAGTGGACTGAAGGGTGCCTGCTCGGGATGGCACAATGCTCTGACGAGCGCGCATGCCCACACCACCATTTCTGGAAAAAAACGCGTTGCGAGATTAAGAAAAACTTAGCCGAAACATCGCTAAAGGACTCCGCCGAGTTTGAAGCCCGGAAAAAATAG
- a CDS encoding Do family serine endopeptidase, translating into MKPTLFLFFSGVIVSSLFAAQKNPELRVVEDSRAVASIGETPVVSYADVLDKATPSVVAVYTSRLVQPSYYQRAPQGLQDLLRQFGRPAPQSQSDGSKERMEQVGVGSGVILSEDGYIVTNYHVIQVQRGRAADEIRVRLSDDVEYVATLVGSDEKTDVAVLKIEPEESLPVVTIADSAKLRVGDIVFAIGNPLDVGLTATQGIVSALGRDSGGEILGPGSYENFIQTDASVNLGNSGGALIDAAGRLIGINTAIVSGSGGSIGIGFAIPSNMVLNVVTNLIESGEVPRGLLGLIPVNLTPDLADAFELPSTRGALVNQVIVDSPAEMGGIRHGDIIMQVDDVDIKSAPQLRLAVSQMRPGRKVEVTLIRQGETLTLPVVLGSLTGSVASLEVEQSILEGVQLLSIDSRLRKGWSLPDDVDGVGIGDVLPESPYSELLARGMVIVEVNGNAVTTTEDLEAQLQVGANRLYIWSSGTNHFIALYVQE; encoded by the coding sequence ATGAAACCTACCTTATTTCTATTCTTTAGTGGTGTCATTGTCTCGTCGTTGTTTGCGGCGCAGAAAAATCCAGAACTTCGAGTCGTCGAAGACTCTAGGGCAGTGGCGTCCATTGGTGAGACGCCAGTGGTTTCCTATGCAGATGTGCTTGATAAAGCCACGCCGTCGGTCGTGGCAGTCTATACGTCGCGACTCGTTCAGCCCTCATATTATCAACGTGCCCCTCAGGGCTTGCAGGACTTGTTGCGTCAATTTGGTCGGCCAGCACCACAGTCTCAGTCAGACGGATCGAAAGAGCGTATGGAGCAAGTCGGGGTCGGTTCGGGGGTGATACTTTCGGAGGACGGCTACATTGTAACGAATTATCACGTGATCCAAGTGCAACGTGGGCGAGCTGCGGATGAGATCCGTGTGCGCCTGAGTGATGATGTCGAGTATGTGGCCACGCTGGTTGGATCGGATGAAAAAACAGATGTGGCTGTCTTGAAGATCGAGCCAGAAGAGTCGCTGCCGGTTGTGACAATTGCGGATAGTGCAAAGCTACGCGTGGGTGACATCGTATTTGCGATTGGGAATCCGCTGGATGTTGGGCTGACTGCGACGCAAGGCATCGTTTCTGCACTCGGGCGTGACTCAGGAGGGGAAATTTTGGGGCCTGGTTCGTATGAGAATTTCATTCAGACAGATGCGTCGGTAAATTTGGGTAATTCCGGCGGTGCGTTGATCGACGCTGCGGGGCGCTTGATCGGGATCAATACTGCGATTGTGTCTGGCTCCGGCGGGAGTATCGGTATTGGGTTCGCGATTCCTTCGAACATGGTGCTAAACGTGGTAACGAATTTGATCGAGTCGGGCGAAGTGCCACGCGGGTTGCTGGGTTTGATCCCCGTCAATTTGACTCCGGATTTGGCAGATGCCTTTGAATTGCCATCCACGCGTGGCGCTTTGGTGAATCAAGTAATCGTGGATTCGCCGGCAGAGATGGGGGGCATCCGCCATGGCGATATTATTATGCAAGTTGATGATGTTGATATCAAATCGGCTCCGCAGCTTCGTCTGGCAGTTTCTCAAATGCGTCCAGGCCGTAAGGTCGAGGTGACGCTGATTCGTCAGGGCGAGACGCTGACGTTGCCTGTCGTGTTAGGCAGTTTGACTGGTTCCGTCGCCAGTTTAGAAGTGGAGCAAAGTATACTCGAAGGCGTGCAGTTGCTGTCGATTGATAGTCGACTGCGCAAAGGTTGGTCGCTGCCAGATGACGTCGATGGCGTCGGCATTGGTGATGTGCTGCCAGAGTCGCCATACTCCGAGTTATTGGCTCGTGGCATGGTGATCGTCGAGGTGAACGGAAACGCCGTGACGACTACCGAGGACCTTGAAGCGCAACTGCAAGTGGGAGCGAATCGCCTCTATATCTGGAGCTCTGGCACGAATCACTTCATCGCCCTGTATGTTCAGGAATGA
- a CDS encoding cupin domain-containing protein: MQPTIQRSDESDEFETAERCSILEVSNDPDDPAVSIARARVAPNVTTEWHKLKGTAERYLIISGEGRVEVGELEPTDVHAGDVVRIPADTRQRITNTGDADLIFYAICSPRFRPECYTTAHQEF, from the coding sequence ATGCAGCCGACCATCCAGCGAAGCGACGAGTCCGACGAATTTGAAACCGCCGAGCGTTGCTCGATCCTGGAAGTATCCAACGATCCGGATGATCCTGCGGTGTCCATCGCCCGCGCACGCGTAGCACCAAATGTCACCACCGAGTGGCACAAGCTGAAAGGCACCGCCGAGCGCTATCTCATAATCTCCGGCGAAGGCCGCGTCGAAGTCGGCGAATTAGAGCCGACTGACGTGCACGCAGGCGACGTCGTCCGCATCCCAGCAGACACCCGGCAACGGATAACTAATACAGGTGACGCTGACTTAATCTTCTACGCGATCTGCTCTCCTCGATTTCGTCCAGAGTGCTATACGACCGCGCATCAAGAATTCTGA
- the aroB gene encoding 3-dehydroquinate synthase has protein sequence MSTAPLTVELAERAYPIHFSDSLTALKNDVAALRAAGRTVRVLSDANVLAAQPDVLANAGFLPDEILNLPAGEQTKSVEFHSQALSFLAADSMNRDCALFAFGGGVIGDLTGYVAASYLRGIDFYQIPTTLLSMVDSSVGGKTGINLPEGKNLVGAFWQPKAVYIETALLETLPPREFAAGMAEVIKYGMLYDFEFFKELEEVNTLTASSPELAGIVRRCCAIKAEIVADDEKETAASGGRALLNLGHTFAHAVENVAGYGQYLHGEAVAIGLNLATQLSVQLGQVDAADIDRANALIEKCALPTRLNAPLPITDLMAAMQKDKKNRAGKLRFVSMEALGKAVTTDGVEATMVEGLWKTVGAE, from the coding sequence ATGTCCACCGCACCACTCACCGTCGAACTCGCCGAGCGAGCCTATCCGATTCACTTTAGCGATAGCCTGACAGCATTGAAAAATGACGTGGCTGCACTGCGCGCCGCAGGCCGCACTGTTCGTGTCTTGAGCGACGCCAACGTGCTCGCAGCACAGCCCGATGTGCTTGCAAATGCAGGCTTCTTGCCCGACGAAATCCTCAACCTGCCAGCAGGCGAACAAACAAAGTCGGTGGAGTTCCACAGCCAAGCGCTCAGCTTTCTCGCGGCAGACTCAATGAACCGCGACTGCGCACTGTTCGCCTTCGGTGGCGGCGTGATCGGCGACCTCACAGGCTACGTCGCAGCCAGCTATCTGCGCGGCATCGATTTTTATCAAATCCCCACCACCCTGCTCTCGATGGTCGATAGTTCGGTGGGCGGTAAGACAGGGATCAACCTGCCCGAAGGCAAAAACCTCGTCGGCGCCTTTTGGCAGCCCAAAGCAGTCTATATCGAGACCGCACTCCTCGAGACCTTGCCACCACGTGAATTCGCAGCCGGCATGGCCGAAGTCATCAAATACGGCATGCTCTACGATTTTGAGTTTTTCAAAGAACTCGAAGAGGTCAACACACTCACCGCAAGCTCCCCAGAGCTGGCCGGCATCGTTCGTCGTTGCTGCGCGATCAAAGCGGAGATCGTTGCTGACGACGAAAAGGAAACCGCAGCGAGCGGTGGCCGCGCCCTGCTCAACCTAGGACACACCTTTGCTCACGCCGTCGAGAACGTCGCAGGCTACGGTCAATACCTACACGGCGAGGCTGTTGCAATCGGCCTCAACCTAGCCACCCAACTTTCCGTGCAACTCGGTCAAGTCGACGCAGCTGACATCGATCGCGCCAATGCGCTCATCGAAAAATGCGCCCTACCGACTCGTCTAAACGCACCACTGCCCATCACTGACCTGATGGCAGCCATGCAGAAGGACAAAAAGAACCGCGCTGGCAAGCTGCGCTTCGTCAGCATGGAAGCCCTCGGCAAAGCAGTGACCACCGACGGCGTCGAAGCGACAATGGTCGAAGGACTCTGGAAAACCGTCGGTGCGGAATAA
- the ftsY gene encoding signal recognition particle-docking protein FtsY yields the protein MRSLFKKFKEGLKRQTPTFHKAFDQVFTGAKLDQDALDQLEEALYTADFGVETVEEIIEEIQAAYKADKEIRGEDAAKIGATVLTRVLEGAEGTITVGQHKPEVIALIGVNGSGKTTTTAKLGHLYQNEGYSLLIGACDTFRAAANEQIKHWAEKLNIDIVSSHHGADSAAVAFDAYEAAKNRGRDIVILDTAGRLHTKSNLMKELEKLKRVVEKQDPEAPHHSWLVVDGSLGSNSIEQARVFNESFPLTGLIITKLDGTSRGGALVGIYRELKLPIYFVGLGEQPDDLQPFSAKNYANAIFGITEEDS from the coding sequence ATGCGTAGTCTCTTTAAAAAGTTCAAAGAGGGGCTCAAGCGCCAGACCCCTACTTTCCACAAGGCGTTTGATCAAGTCTTCACCGGCGCGAAGCTGGATCAAGACGCGCTCGATCAACTCGAGGAAGCCCTTTACACCGCCGACTTTGGCGTCGAAACCGTAGAGGAAATCATCGAAGAGATCCAGGCTGCGTATAAGGCCGACAAAGAAATCCGTGGCGAAGACGCCGCCAAGATCGGCGCGACTGTGCTTACCCGTGTGCTCGAAGGTGCCGAGGGCACTATCACCGTGGGTCAACACAAACCCGAAGTCATTGCCCTGATCGGCGTCAATGGCTCTGGCAAAACCACTACGACTGCCAAGCTCGGGCACCTGTATCAGAACGAAGGATACAGCCTGCTGATTGGCGCCTGTGACACTTTCCGCGCAGCGGCAAACGAGCAAATCAAGCACTGGGCCGAAAAGCTCAACATCGACATCGTCTCCAGTCACCACGGCGCGGACTCCGCCGCTGTCGCCTTTGATGCCTATGAAGCCGCCAAAAATCGTGGACGCGACATCGTGATCCTCGATACCGCTGGTCGCCTCCACACCAAGAGCAACCTAATGAAGGAGCTCGAAAAGCTGAAGCGCGTCGTCGAGAAGCAAGACCCCGAAGCGCCCCACCACAGTTGGTTGGTCGTCGACGGCAGTCTCGGCTCGAATTCCATCGAGCAAGCACGCGTCTTCAACGAAAGCTTCCCACTCACCGGTTTGATCATCACCAAGCTCGACGGCACCAGCCGCGGCGGCGCACTCGTCGGTATTTACCGCGAACTCAAGCTACCGATCTACTTCGTCGGCCTCGGCGAACAGCCCGACGATCTACAGCCCTTCTCCGCGAAGAACTACGCCAACGCTATCTTTGGCATTACTGAAGAGGATTCGTAG
- the nusB gene encoding transcription antitermination factor NusB — MEDNEPPVTRRSQRRENRMSTVQFLYQWESNKPEVLADDICQFFENQEEDRAYYAFAEALSLGTIENVEAIDKHIAEHANNWTFDRIAKVDLAILRLAIYELLYRNDIPPIVSINEAIDLTKVFSNPDSKRFINGILDKMKGKITRPLRKAAD; from the coding sequence ATGGAAGACAACGAACCACCAGTAACCCGCCGCTCACAACGCCGTGAAAACCGCATGAGCACCGTGCAGTTCCTCTACCAATGGGAGTCGAACAAGCCGGAAGTCCTTGCGGACGACATCTGCCAGTTCTTTGAGAACCAAGAGGAAGACCGCGCCTACTACGCATTTGCCGAAGCGCTCTCGCTCGGAACCATCGAAAATGTCGAAGCAATCGACAAGCACATCGCCGAGCATGCCAACAACTGGACGTTCGACCGCATTGCCAAAGTCGATCTAGCGATCCTGCGCCTCGCCATTTACGAGCTGCTCTACCGCAACGACATCCCGCCAATCGTCAGCATTAATGAAGCGATCGATTTGACTAAGGTCTTCTCGAATCCGGATTCCAAGCGCTTCATCAACGGCATCCTCGACAAGATGAAGGGCAAAATCACACGACCACTGCGTAAAGCAGCGGACTAA
- the ribH gene encoding 6,7-dimethyl-8-ribityllumazine synthase, with the protein MSLDIPSIQKIDGSGLRIAIIASRYNEALVDSLVHHATATLTAAGADAPIVERVPGAAELPFAASTLAHHSQFDAIIVIGVVIAGDTNHHEIIGDSTATALLNISIDQKVPVMNGILVVNNLAQAEARAGDTINRGKEFAQAALEMAQFTKKWKTTNHQ; encoded by the coding sequence ATGAGTCTCGACATTCCAAGCATCCAAAAAATAGACGGCAGCGGCCTACGCATTGCCATCATTGCCTCGCGCTATAATGAAGCGCTGGTCGACTCGCTCGTGCACCACGCCACGGCCACATTGACTGCCGCAGGTGCCGACGCTCCCATCGTCGAACGCGTGCCTGGTGCCGCCGAACTCCCGTTCGCAGCCTCTACGCTCGCACACCACTCTCAATTCGACGCGATCATCGTCATCGGCGTCGTCATTGCAGGTGATACCAATCACCACGAAATTATCGGCGACAGCACCGCCACCGCTTTACTCAATATCAGCATCGATCAAAAGGTGCCCGTCATGAACGGCATTCTCGTCGTGAACAACCTCGCACAAGCCGAGGCACGCGCCGGAGACACCATCAACCGTGGCAAAGAATTTGCCCAAGCAGCCCTCGAAATGGCTCAATTTACAAAAAAATGGAAGACAACGAACCACCAGTAA